Within Natronogracilivirga saccharolytica, the genomic segment TTCACCAATGCCATCATTATCGGGTTTGCCGAGGGAAAGCAGTCCGATCATGGATTTGGCAACGTCGATATCGGCAATGCGACCGGATTTTCGAAGCATGGCGGTCTCAAGTTTCTAACGCAACATTTCCAACAAATGGAGATCTTGCGCTATGGAAACACACAAACGACTCACCCACTATGATCGTGAACGAATCGCATCGTTGCTTCTTCTGGACTACAAGCTGGCACAAATTGCAAAAAAACTTTGTCGTCATCGTAGCGTAATCACGCGTGAGATTCGAAACAAGGATCAATTACATATTGTGGGGAGAAG encodes:
- a CDS encoding helix-turn-helix domain-containing protein; protein product: METHKRLTHYDRERIASLLLLDYKLAQIAKKLCRHRSVITREIRNKDQLHIVGRRVRICILGHGKRPTQSLSARGAA